A section of the Synergistaceae bacterium genome encodes:
- a CDS encoding dihydroxyacetone kinase subunit DhaK, which produces MKMKKFINAQENLTKELLEGFAAAHADLVTLKPGNMVVNRKLEAANRVTIVTQGGSGHEPAISGFVGDGMVDISVVGDIFAAPGPQACVDAIKMADRGKGVLYVVLNHAGDMLTGNLTMKQVEKEGLHVIKVVTQEDVSNAPRSNSDDRRGLVGCIPTYKIAGGAAAEGKSLEEVAAVAQRFADNMATLAVAVRGATHPSTGSMLADLGEDEMEIGMGQHGEGGGGRSAMKTADATADIMLNALLKDLSIQSGEKLMLILNGAGATTLMELFIIYRRCVQILKEKNIQLVANYVGELLTVQEQAGFQMFIARMDDELLRYWNAPCNTPYMKKQ; this is translated from the coding sequence TGGAAGGCTTTGCCGCCGCTCACGCCGACCTTGTGACGCTGAAACCCGGCAACATGGTGGTGAACAGGAAACTTGAAGCCGCTAATCGCGTTACCATTGTGACTCAGGGAGGGTCCGGGCACGAACCGGCCATTTCCGGATTTGTGGGCGACGGTATGGTGGATATCAGCGTCGTAGGGGACATCTTCGCCGCTCCGGGACCCCAGGCCTGCGTGGATGCCATCAAAATGGCGGACCGGGGGAAGGGAGTTCTGTACGTGGTGCTCAACCACGCGGGCGACATGCTGACCGGAAATCTGACCATGAAACAGGTGGAGAAGGAAGGACTTCACGTCATCAAAGTGGTGACTCAGGAGGACGTTTCCAACGCGCCTCGTTCCAACAGCGACGATCGGCGGGGACTTGTGGGCTGCATCCCCACGTACAAGATCGCGGGCGGGGCCGCGGCTGAAGGAAAAAGTCTCGAAGAGGTGGCTGCTGTCGCTCAGCGGTTCGCGGACAACATGGCGACCCTGGCGGTGGCCGTGCGGGGCGCGACTCACCCTTCCACGGGCAGTATGCTGGCCGACCTTGGGGAGGACGAAATGGAAATCGGCATGGGGCAGCACGGCGAGGGCGGCGGTGGGCGTTCTGCCATGAAAACCGCCGATGCCACCGCTGACATCATGCTGAACGCTCTCCTGAAGGACCTTTCCATCCAGTCCGGCGAAAAACTGATGCTTATCCTGAACGGGGCGGGAGCGACGACCCTGATGGAGCTGTTCATCATTTACCGCAGGTGCGTTCAAATTCTGAAGGAAAAGAATATCCAGCTTGTGGCGAATTATGTTGGAGAACTCCTGACCGTCCAGGAGCAGGCGGGATTTCAGATGTTTATCGCTCGAATGGACGACGAACTGCTCCGTTACTGGAATGCCCCCTGCAACACGCCTTACATGAAGAAGCAGTAG